A region of Salinibacter sp. 10B DNA encodes the following proteins:
- a CDS encoding serine hydrolase, with product MVQHIRPLLESIDGECAVAVRSLEASSEEVLLDANVEFHAASTMKVPVMVELYRQAANGQFSLDDSIRVENEFRSIVDESPYALDPADDSHDALYEHLGDRRSIRTLMRVMITASSNLATNLLLEVVGPEKVTRTMHRLGAEGLQVRRGVEDSKAFRRNRNNTTTAHGLLVLFEHIARGTAVSEEASAEMINILKAQEHTEMIPARLPDTVEVAHKTGWITGVRHDAGIVFVPEGPTYVLVLLSRNLSDVPAGVETLSRISRVVYDAQRGS from the coding sequence GTGGTACAACACATCCGTCCCCTCCTCGAATCGATCGATGGGGAGTGTGCTGTGGCCGTCCGCTCCCTGGAGGCGTCGAGCGAAGAAGTGCTACTCGATGCCAACGTGGAATTCCATGCCGCCAGCACGATGAAGGTGCCGGTGATGGTGGAGCTGTATCGCCAGGCCGCGAACGGTCAGTTTTCTCTCGACGATTCGATTCGGGTCGAGAACGAATTTCGGAGCATCGTCGACGAAAGCCCCTACGCCCTAGATCCTGCGGACGATAGCCACGACGCGCTGTACGAACACCTCGGGGACCGGCGGTCGATTCGCACGTTGATGCGCGTCATGATTACGGCCAGCAGCAATCTTGCGACGAACCTTCTCCTTGAGGTGGTGGGGCCGGAGAAGGTAACTCGCACAATGCACCGATTGGGGGCCGAGGGCCTTCAGGTGCGGCGCGGCGTGGAGGATTCGAAGGCGTTCCGGAGGAACCGCAACAATACGACGACGGCGCACGGCCTCCTCGTGTTGTTTGAGCACATCGCCCGCGGCACGGCCGTCAGTGAAGAGGCCTCGGCCGAGATGATCAATATTCTGAAGGCACAAGAACACACGGAGATGATTCCCGCTCGTCTGCCCGATACGGTAGAGGTGGCGCACAAGACAGGATGGATCACGGGCGTCCGCCACGATGCCGGGATCGTGTTTGTCCCCGAGGGACCGACGTACGTACTCGTGCTCCTCTCGCGCAACCTGTCGGACGTGCCCGCTGGGGTTGAGACACTCTCGCGGATCTCACGTGTCGTGTACGATGCCCAGAGGGGGTCCTGA